From one Streptomyces sp. ICC1 genomic stretch:
- the iscB gene encoding RNA-guided endonuclease IscB yields the protein MEHVRGETADASPGIDGVTPNREVGEKAREGHPAVFVLDKHGHPLQPTTPARARKLLHQGRAVMARHTPFAIRLKDRTVSESQVDGVELGIDPGSKHTGIAVFTVKDGERRGLYAVELTHRGSAIRHKLTARSAYRRRRRTGNLRYRAPRFSNRTRSKGWLAPSLRHRVDTTMSWATRLARSAPIRTVHVERVAFDTHAMSHGGPLEGTEYQHGTLHGTLHGTEAREYLLAKWERACAYCGITGVLLNIDHIHPRSRGGSDRISNLCTACIPCNQKKSNQQVEEFLKGSPRKLARILTQAKASLRDAAAVNATRWALWRALDSGFPTVHTASGGRTKWNRQRTGLPKTHTLDALCVGHLDTVTRTPARILTVTATGRGTYTRTRTRTDRYGFPRQRLPRQKTFFGHQTGDFARAVVLKGKKAGTHIGRVAVRATGSFDIKTTQGLVQGIGHKHFRLLQRADGYAYTTRPEGPTGTT from the coding sequence GTGGAACATGTGCGAGGGGAGACCGCCGATGCCTCACCTGGCATCGACGGCGTCACCCCCAACCGTGAGGTTGGGGAGAAGGCCCGTGAGGGCCACCCTGCTGTGTTCGTCCTGGACAAGCACGGCCATCCGCTGCAACCGACTACGCCTGCCAGAGCCCGCAAGCTCCTCCATCAGGGCCGGGCCGTCATGGCCCGGCACACCCCGTTCGCCATCCGGCTCAAAGACCGCACGGTCTCCGAATCCCAGGTGGATGGTGTGGAACTCGGGATCGACCCCGGCTCCAAACACACCGGCATCGCCGTGTTCACCGTCAAAGACGGCGAACGCCGTGGCCTGTACGCGGTCGAACTCACCCACCGGGGCAGCGCAATCCGGCACAAGCTCACCGCTCGTTCCGCCTACCGGCGCCGTAGGCGCACCGGCAACCTGCGCTACCGCGCGCCCCGCTTCTCCAACCGCACCCGCTCCAAGGGGTGGCTCGCCCCATCACTGCGTCACCGCGTGGACACCACCATGTCGTGGGCCACCCGGCTCGCACGTTCGGCACCCATCCGCACCGTGCACGTGGAACGGGTCGCGTTCGACACCCACGCCATGTCCCACGGCGGACCGCTGGAGGGAACCGAATACCAGCACGGCACCCTGCACGGCACCCTGCACGGCACAGAGGCCCGCGAGTACCTCCTCGCCAAGTGGGAGAGGGCCTGCGCCTACTGCGGCATCACCGGAGTCCTGCTCAACATCGACCACATCCACCCCCGCTCACGCGGTGGCAGCGACCGCATCTCCAACCTGTGCACCGCCTGCATCCCCTGCAACCAGAAGAAGTCCAACCAGCAGGTTGAAGAGTTCCTCAAAGGATCCCCGCGCAAGTTGGCCCGCATCCTCACTCAGGCCAAAGCTTCACTCCGTGACGCGGCAGCCGTCAACGCCACCCGCTGGGCACTATGGCGCGCCCTCGACTCCGGCTTCCCCACGGTGCACACCGCATCCGGAGGCCGCACCAAATGGAACCGGCAGCGGACCGGCCTGCCCAAGACCCATACGCTCGACGCCCTATGCGTCGGCCACCTCGACACCGTCACCCGCACTCCGGCCCGCATACTCACGGTCACCGCAACCGGGCGCGGCACCTACACCCGCACCCGCACCCGCACCGACAGGTACGGCTTCCCACGTCAGCGCCTGCCCAGACAGAAGACGTTCTTCGGCCACCAGACCGGCGACTTCGCCCGCGCCGTCGTCCTCAAGGGGAAGAAGGCCGGCACCCACATCGGCCGGGTAGCCGTCCGCGCCACCGGCAGCTTCGACATCAAAACCACCCAGGGCCTCGTCCAGGGCATCGGACACAAGCACTTCCGTCTCCTCCAGCGAGCCGACGGCTACGCCTACACCACCCGGCCCGAAGGACCCACCGGCACCACCTGA
- a CDS encoding DUF2637 domain-containing protein, which translates to MRLTDISLDWLLPGSLLILGVLAAVAVLARGKREGEKAAVAEDSWERSEERRRRKEAVYGTASYVLLFCCAAVAAALSFHGLVGFGRQNLNLSGGWEYLVPFGLDGAAMFCSVLAVREASHGDAALGSRMLVWLFAGAAAWFNWVHAPRGIGHDGAPQFFSGMSLSAAVLFDRALKQTRRAALREQGLIPRPLPQIRMVRWLRAPRETFGAWSLMLLEGVRTLDEAVDEVREDKKEKEQDRHRRREQHRLDRAHIKALGRQNRAFGRMARARQVDVPGLAPGAGSAPVGAEPAIAETGQLPLRRRPSLQAVGGTEPADTAGGPRTVDLTAEDDTQTLPRLDSLERKLKDLEQQFG; encoded by the coding sequence ATGAGACTGACCGACATATCGCTGGACTGGCTGCTGCCCGGCAGCCTGCTGATCCTGGGCGTACTTGCGGCAGTGGCGGTACTGGCCCGGGGCAAGCGCGAAGGCGAGAAGGCCGCGGTGGCCGAGGACAGCTGGGAGCGCAGCGAGGAGCGGCGGCGGCGCAAGGAAGCCGTCTACGGGACCGCCTCCTACGTCCTGCTGTTCTGCTGCGCGGCGGTCGCCGCCGCACTCTCCTTCCACGGACTGGTCGGCTTCGGCCGGCAGAACCTCAACCTCTCCGGGGGCTGGGAGTACCTGGTCCCCTTCGGCCTCGACGGCGCCGCCATGTTCTGCTCGGTGCTCGCCGTCCGCGAGGCCAGCCACGGCGACGCGGCCCTCGGATCGCGCATGCTGGTCTGGCTGTTCGCGGGCGCGGCCGCCTGGTTCAACTGGGTGCACGCCCCGCGCGGCATCGGCCACGACGGAGCTCCGCAGTTCTTCTCGGGCATGTCGCTCTCGGCGGCCGTGCTCTTCGACCGGGCCCTGAAGCAGACCCGCCGGGCCGCACTGCGCGAACAGGGCCTGATCCCGAGGCCGTTGCCGCAGATCCGGATGGTGCGCTGGCTGCGGGCCCCCCGCGAGACCTTCGGCGCCTGGTCGCTGATGCTGCTCGAAGGGGTGCGCACGCTCGACGAGGCCGTGGACGAGGTGCGCGAGGACAAGAAGGAGAAGGAGCAGGACCGGCACCGCAGGCGGGAGCAACACCGCCTGGACCGCGCGCACATCAAGGCGCTCGGCCGGCAGAACCGGGCGTTCGGGCGCATGGCCCGCGCCCGCCAGGTCGACGTACCGGGGCTCGCCCCCGGAGCGGGCTCCGCGCCGGTCGGCGCGGAGCCGGCCATAGCGGAAACGGGACAGCTGCCCCTGCGCCGCAGGCCCTCCCTGCAGGCCGTGGGCGGGACCGAACCCGCTGACACGGCCGGCGGCCCCCGGACGGTGGACCTCACCGCCGAGGACGACACCCAGACCCTTCCCCGGCTCGACTCGCTCGAGCGCAAGCT